The Leptodactylus fuscus isolate aLepFus1 chromosome 3, aLepFus1.hap2, whole genome shotgun sequence genome has a segment encoding these proteins:
- the POLR2D gene encoding DNA-directed RNA polymerase II subunit RPB4, with the protein MAAGGAEARAGDVEEDASQLLFPKEFESAETLLNSEVHMLLEHRKQQNESAEEEQELSEVFMKTLNYTARFSRFKNRETIASVRSLLLQKKLHRFELACLANLCPETADEAKALIPSLEGRFEEEELQQILDDIQTKRSFQY; encoded by the exons ATGGCTGCCGGTGGTGCTGAAGCTCGTGCCGGGGATGTGGAGGAGGACGCCTCTCAGTTACTCTTCCCAAAAG AGTTTGAAAGTGCAGAGACTCTGCTGAATTCTGAAGTGCACATGTTACTGGAGCACAGAAAACAGCAGAATGAAAGTGCAGAAGAGGAACAAGAGTTGTCTGAAGTGTTCATGAAAACTCTCAACTACACCGCCAGGTTCAGCCGCTTCAAGAACAGAGAGACAATTGCCAGTGTCAGAAG CCTGCTTTTACAGAAGAAGCTGCACAGGTTCGAGTTGGCTTGTTTAGCCAACCTGTGTCCAGAAACGGCAGATGAGGCAAAAGCTTTAATTCCAAG tCTCGAAGGGCGTTTTGAGGAAGAGGAGCTCCAGCAGATATTAGATGACATTCAGACAAAGAGAAGCTTTCAGTACTGA
- the AMMECR1L gene encoding AMMECR1-like protein encodes MGKRRCVSTTENKPSSGCCGVKKPKLCPSPAGSVQPPVPHNCQPHEDKTVGPGALTPLSRPNGTTSGREQLVVTAEMGCYCFDVLYCHLHGFPQPRLPRFTNDPYPLFVTWKAGRDKRLRGCIGTFSAMNLHSGLREYTLTSALKDSRFPPLTREELPKLSCSVSLLTNFEDVGDFLDWEVGIHGIRIEFLNEKGVKRTATYLPEVAKEQDWDQIQTIDSLLRKGGFKAPITNEFRKSIKLTRYRSEKVTISYTEYMASRQNAQQNGTVHALPHYTHYS; translated from the exons ATGGGGAAGAGACGCTGCGTGTCAACTACAGAGAATAAGCCATCTTCAGGCTGCTGTGGAGTAAAAAAGCCCAAACTGTGCCCCTCTCCTGCCGGCAGTGTTCAGCCCCCAGTCCCACATAACTGCCAACCCCACGAAGACAAGACGGTGGGGCCAGGTGCTCTCACCCCACTCTCCCGCCCTAATGGGACCACAAGCGGAAGGGAGCAGTTGGTGGTGACAGCTGAAATGGGCTGCTACTGCTTTGATGTTCTTTATTGTCATCTGCATGGCTTCCCACAGCCACGTCTGCCACGTTTCACCAATGACCCCTA CCCTCTTTTTGTCACATGGAAGGCTGGACGTGACAAGCGTCTTCGTGGCTGTATTGGCACTTTTTCCGCCATGAACTTACACTCAGGACTCAGGGAATACACCTTAACCAG TGCCCTTAAGGACAGCCGCTTCCCTCCTCTAACCCGTGAGGAGCTGCCCAAGCTGTCTTGCTCCGTGTCTCTGCTCACCAACTTTGAGGATGTAGGCGATTTCCTGGACTGGGAG GTCGGAATCCATGGGATCCGGATTGAGTTCCTAAATGAAAAAGGGGTAAAACGCACAGCCACCTACCTACCAGAAGTAGCCAAGGAACAAG ATTGGGATCAGATTCAGACAATAGACTCTCTGCTCAGGAAAGGTGGCTTCAAAGCTCCCATTACTAATGAATTTAGGAAAAGCATCAAACTCACAAG ATACCGCAGTGAGAAGGTGACAATCAGCTACACAGAATATATGGCCTCCCGCCAGAACGCACAGCAAAATGGCACTGTGCATGCACTGCCTCATTATACGCATTACTCCTGA